From Geomonas agri, one genomic window encodes:
- the gmhA gene encoding D-sedoheptulose 7-phosphate isomerase: protein MKEEIKAQLQAHAQVIAALERDLCPSLESAVSLLAQALRDGRKLLVFGNGGSAADAQHFAAEIVGRFKLERRALPAIALSTDTSILTAVGNDYGFDRIFSRQVEAHAAPGDVLVGISTSGNSPNVQLALEAGKSLGCRTIALLGKDGGSIKGVAELALVVPSNDTPRIQEGHITMIHILCDLVERELFS from the coding sequence ATGAAAGAAGAGATCAAGGCCCAGCTCCAGGCCCACGCCCAGGTCATCGCGGCGCTCGAACGGGACCTCTGTCCGTCCCTGGAGAGCGCCGTTTCGCTTTTGGCCCAGGCGCTGCGCGACGGCAGGAAGCTGCTCGTGTTCGGCAACGGTGGTTCCGCCGCCGACGCACAGCATTTTGCCGCTGAGATCGTGGGGCGCTTCAAACTGGAGCGGCGCGCGCTGCCGGCCATCGCCCTCAGTACCGACACCTCCATCCTCACCGCGGTGGGGAACGACTACGGCTTCGACCGCATCTTCTCGCGTCAAGTCGAGGCGCATGCCGCACCGGGGGACGTGCTGGTCGGTATTTCCACCAGCGGCAACTCTCCCAACGTGCAGCTGGCCCTGGAGGCAGGCAAGAGCCTTGGGTGCCGTACCATCGCCCTCCTGGGCAAGGACGGGGGGAGCATCAAGGGTGTGGCCGAGCTCGCCCTGGTGGTTCCCAGCAATGACACCCCCAGGATCCAGGAGGGGCATATCACCATGATCCACATCCTGTGCGACCTCGTGGAGCGTGAACTTTTTTCGTAG
- a CDS encoding YtxH domain-containing protein, protein MAERDNKVMVGALLLLAGGIIGAGVALMYAPQSGEKTRKELGRYAKKARRKGEEALEAVEDFSEQVGEMAEAVGERASEILDRGKDMAYGAKKGLLKALEDGEARLMKERSRLAKLIG, encoded by the coding sequence ATGGCCGAAAGAGACAACAAGGTGATGGTTGGGGCGCTGCTGCTCCTGGCCGGAGGGATCATCGGGGCTGGCGTCGCCCTTATGTACGCGCCGCAAAGCGGCGAGAAAACCCGCAAGGAGCTCGGCCGCTACGCCAAGAAGGCGCGCCGCAAAGGCGAAGAGGCGCTGGAGGCGGTTGAGGATTTCTCCGAGCAGGTGGGGGAGATGGCCGAAGCAGTTGGCGAGCGCGCCTCCGAGATCCTGGACCGCGGCAAGGACATGGCCTACGGCGCCAAGAAGGGACTTCTGAAGGCCCTGGAGGACGGTGAGGCGCGGCTGATGAAGGAGAGGTCGCGACTGGCCAAGCTGATAGGGTAG
- a CDS encoding phosphoribosylaminoimidazolesuccinocarboxamide synthase, translating to MTTPVLNTDFPGLKLAARGKVRDIYDLGETLLIVTTDRISAFDVIMNEGIPNKGYVLTQISAYWFRQMEDIIKNHIISTDVADFPAECQPYADVLAGRSMWVKKAQPLAAECIVRGYISGSGWKDYQQTGAICGIKLPEGLKESDRLPQPIFTPSTKAELGTHDENISFERMCEICGKEISEKVREVTLKIYEKARDLADQKGIIIADTKFEYGIYDGELIIIDECMTPDSSRFWPKDSYKPGGAQPSFDKQFLRDYLETLDWGKTAPAPPLPEEIVKKTGEKYMEALVKLTGKGI from the coding sequence ATGACAACACCGGTACTCAACACTGACTTCCCCGGCCTCAAACTTGCCGCACGCGGGAAGGTGCGCGACATCTACGACCTCGGGGAGACGCTGCTCATCGTCACCACCGACAGGATCTCCGCCTTCGACGTCATCATGAACGAAGGCATACCCAACAAGGGGTACGTCCTGACCCAGATCTCCGCCTACTGGTTTCGCCAAATGGAAGACATCATCAAGAACCACATCATCTCCACCGATGTGGCCGATTTCCCCGCTGAGTGCCAGCCCTACGCCGACGTCTTGGCCGGCCGCTCCATGTGGGTGAAGAAGGCCCAGCCGCTCGCGGCCGAGTGCATCGTGCGCGGTTACATCTCCGGCTCCGGCTGGAAGGACTACCAGCAGACCGGCGCGATCTGCGGCATCAAGCTCCCCGAGGGGCTCAAGGAAAGCGACCGCCTGCCGCAGCCGATCTTCACCCCTTCCACCAAGGCAGAGCTCGGCACCCACGACGAGAACATCTCCTTCGAGCGCATGTGCGAGATCTGCGGCAAGGAGATCTCCGAGAAGGTGCGCGAGGTGACGCTGAAGATCTACGAGAAGGCGCGCGACCTGGCCGACCAGAAAGGGATCATCATTGCCGACACCAAGTTCGAGTACGGCATCTACGACGGCGAACTGATCATCATCGACGAGTGCATGACCCCGGACTCCAGCCGTTTCTGGCCCAAGGACAGCTACAAGCCGGGCGGTGCGCAGCCCTCCTTCGATAAGCAGTTCCTGCGTGACTACCTGGAGACCCTGGACTGGGGCAAGACCGCTCCCGCCCCGCCGCTTCCCGAGGAGATCGTCAAGAAGACCGGCGAGAAGTACATGGAAGCGCTGGTGAAGCTGACCGGCAAGGGGATTTAA
- a CDS encoding rod shape-determining protein — protein sequence MLKIFDALFGMFSNDLAIDLGTANTLVYLKGKGIVVREPSVVAVQKMPNGQQKVLAVGMEAKKMLGRTPGTITAIRPMKDGVIADFDITEEMLRYFIHKVHNRKTLVRPRIVICVPSGITQVEKRAVKESAESAGAREVYLIEEPMAAAIGAGLPITEASGNMIVDIGGGTTEVAVISLAGIVYTKSVRVGGDKMDEAIVQYIKRKYNLLIGDRMAELIKIEIGEAYPGTQLLHMEVKGRDLVSGIPKTTEIDSNEIREALSEPVTAIVDAVRNCLERTPPELAADLVDKGIVLAGGGALLRNLDVLLREETGLPVVTAEDPLSCVVLGSGKVLDELALLRNVAVSS from the coding sequence ATGCTCAAGATTTTCGATGCCCTTTTCGGCATGTTTTCTAACGACCTCGCCATCGACCTCGGCACGGCCAATACCCTCGTCTATCTCAAGGGCAAGGGAATCGTGGTGCGCGAGCCCTCCGTGGTTGCGGTCCAGAAGATGCCAAACGGTCAGCAGAAGGTGCTCGCCGTAGGGATGGAGGCAAAGAAGATGCTCGGTCGCACCCCCGGCACCATCACGGCGATCCGGCCGATGAAGGACGGGGTCATCGCCGACTTCGATATCACCGAGGAGATGCTGCGCTACTTCATTCACAAGGTCCATAACAGAAAGACCCTGGTCCGTCCCAGGATCGTCATCTGCGTCCCCTCCGGAATCACCCAGGTGGAAAAGCGCGCTGTCAAGGAGAGCGCTGAGTCCGCCGGTGCCCGCGAGGTGTACCTGATCGAGGAGCCGATGGCGGCCGCGATCGGTGCGGGACTCCCCATCACCGAGGCGTCGGGCAACATGATCGTCGATATCGGGGGCGGTACTACCGAGGTTGCCGTGATCTCGCTGGCCGGCATCGTGTACACCAAGAGCGTCCGGGTGGGCGGCGACAAGATGGACGAGGCGATCGTCCAGTACATTAAGCGCAAGTACAACCTGCTGATCGGCGACCGCATGGCCGAGCTGATCAAGATCGAGATCGGCGAGGCATACCCGGGCACCCAGCTTTTGCACATGGAGGTCAAGGGGCGCGACCTCGTGTCCGGGATACCCAAGACCACCGAGATCGACTCCAACGAGATCCGCGAGGCGCTCTCCGAGCCGGTTACCGCCATCGTGGATGCGGTGCGCAATTGCCTGGAGCGTACCCCGCCCGAACTGGCGGCCGACCTGGTGGACAAGGGGATAGTACTGGCCGGCGGCGGCGCGCTGCTCCGTAACCTCGACGTGCTGCTGCGCGAGGAGACCGGTCTTCCCGTGGTGACCGCAGAAGACCCGCTCTCCTGCGTCGTGCTCGGTTCCGGCAAGGTGCTCGACGAACTCGCGCTGTTGCGCAACGTAGCGGTCAGCTCCTAG
- a CDS encoding TSUP family transporter yields MEISPVLFPVLFLAGAVAGCIDAIAGGGGLITIPVLLGMGLPPQAALGTNKLQASFGSCSAMTHFVKAGTVNLRDALPGVIWTTIGAILGSYTVQQIDPGFLKKCIPFLLLGILCYTIFTPKLGAEEVHPRLPRRLFYTLAGLTLGFYDGFLGPGTGSFWVIAIMLGLGFDMRKGTGYTKLFNFVSNIVSLVIFVAGGHVLFGAGLLMGAGQAVGARAGARLVIHKGTRFVRPVFICSVLAVTAKLFWDSYR; encoded by the coding sequence ATGGAGATTTCACCGGTTCTTTTTCCCGTCCTGTTCCTTGCCGGCGCAGTTGCCGGCTGCATCGACGCCATCGCCGGAGGCGGCGGCCTGATCACCATTCCCGTGCTGCTCGGCATGGGGTTGCCGCCGCAGGCGGCGCTGGGCACCAACAAGCTCCAGGCCAGTTTCGGCTCGTGCTCGGCCATGACCCACTTCGTCAAGGCGGGCACCGTCAACCTGCGCGACGCGCTCCCCGGCGTCATCTGGACCACCATCGGCGCTATCCTCGGCTCCTACACCGTCCAGCAAATCGACCCGGGCTTTTTGAAGAAGTGCATCCCGTTTCTTCTGCTGGGGATCCTCTGCTACACCATCTTCACGCCGAAGCTCGGCGCCGAGGAGGTGCACCCGCGCCTGCCGCGCAGGCTCTTCTACACCCTGGCCGGACTGACGCTCGGCTTCTACGACGGCTTCCTCGGGCCGGGGACCGGTTCCTTCTGGGTGATCGCCATCATGCTCGGGCTCGGTTTCGACATGCGCAAGGGGACCGGGTACACCAAGCTGTTCAACTTCGTGAGCAACATCGTCTCGCTGGTGATCTTCGTGGCGGGAGGGCACGTGCTGTTCGGGGCGGGTCTGCTGATGGGGGCGGGGCAGGCGGTCGGCGCGCGCGCCGGGGCCAGGCTGGTGATCCACAAGGGGACCAGGTTCGTCAGGCCGGTGTTCATCTGCTCGGTTCTGGCAGTGACGGCGAAGCTGTTTTGGGATAGCTACCGCTAG
- a CDS encoding glycosyltransferase family 2 protein, giving the protein MTDVIIDVIIPVWNRPDETRNCLVNLINHTPNARLIIVDCGSERDTERMLQEFADGLDERALLMRDDSNIGFVRAVNRGFESSEAPFLALVRNTSIVTPRWLDPLLQFAQQHAEAGILLPCLDPGEPCEGPCEVANGSFAAMVIRRELYREIGGLDEHLDGGAWCLKDFTRRACAKGYFTFQVPGPLVSHQEEVPLGSELRRREILQRSIALFRERWGEGGSFLVHVPKGVELDLLGQKLESLLLGARHGDSYTLLLPHALYVSAQQSGLCCLHENVKLVPLPRLSWDGMRRRLYQKLVAQRPGTMPVTAVDGLPFPWSESYLSFSELAERIKGRVH; this is encoded by the coding sequence ATGACCGACGTTATCATAGACGTCATCATACCCGTATGGAACCGGCCCGACGAGACTCGAAACTGCCTGGTCAACCTGATCAACCACACCCCGAATGCCCGGCTTATCATCGTTGATTGCGGATCCGAACGCGACACCGAGAGGATGTTGCAGGAGTTCGCGGACGGGCTGGACGAGCGCGCCCTTTTGATGCGCGACGACAGCAATATCGGGTTCGTGCGTGCCGTCAACCGCGGTTTTGAGAGCTCCGAGGCCCCTTTCCTGGCCCTGGTGCGCAACACCAGCATAGTAACTCCCCGCTGGCTTGACCCGCTACTGCAGTTTGCCCAGCAGCACGCCGAGGCCGGCATCCTGCTGCCCTGTCTCGATCCTGGCGAACCGTGCGAGGGCCCCTGCGAGGTTGCCAACGGCTCTTTCGCTGCCATGGTGATCCGCCGCGAGCTCTACCGCGAGATCGGTGGCCTGGACGAGCACCTGGACGGAGGTGCCTGGTGCCTCAAGGACTTTACCAGGCGCGCCTGCGCCAAGGGGTATTTCACCTTCCAGGTACCGGGCCCCCTGGTGAGTCACCAGGAGGAGGTACCGCTGGGGTCTGAGCTCAGGCGCCGGGAGATTCTGCAGCGCAGCATTGCCCTGTTCCGGGAGCGTTGGGGCGAGGGGGGGAGTTTCCTGGTGCACGTGCCCAAGGGGGTCGAACTGGACCTGCTTGGCCAGAAACTGGAGTCGCTGCTCCTGGGTGCGCGCCATGGCGACAGTTACACGCTGCTTTTGCCCCATGCCCTGTACGTGTCGGCCCAGCAGTCCGGGCTTTGCTGCCTGCACGAGAACGTGAAGCTGGTGCCGCTGCCGCGCCTGTCCTGGGACGGCATGAGGCGGCGGCTCTACCAGAAGCTGGTCGCCCAGCGTCCCGGCACCATGCCGGTGACCGCGGTTGACGGGCTGCCGTTTCCCTGGAGCGAGAGCTACCTCTCGTTCTCCGAACTTGCCGAGAGGATCAAGGGCCGGGTTCACTAG
- a CDS encoding NAD(P)-binding domain-containing protein yields the protein MDQKYDVLIVGGGPGGVAAAYLCHKNGLSHLLIEGGKSIFQGIANTYPEGKNVYPSKPKENPEPFLVEELRPPDKPVTVEKYIQYVQHFVQHEGLNVLTDTQFENIEEGRDYLKVHTSRGTFQAKKVLLAFGSSIPKELSVYGDAKMVAKGLDDPKKYIGVRTLVIGGGNSAADVIISILKEKRNANDKEPVYWAHVAETFDVNKETAQRLGEEILLGGNIRLLPGATPRIGEVDDEGVDRLVIRVSEDKMAGGIERYHAMSFPMKNVIACIGSQGPTSIYDKIGVQTIACAEGVCQVAKEGDRLLLLTADFESTRKGVYVIGGAISPSYMRISKGAIHEERHPNLIYTAVNDAHHVVDAILKKIKK from the coding sequence ATGGATCAAAAATACGATGTACTTATCGTCGGCGGAGGCCCCGGTGGTGTGGCCGCTGCTTACTTGTGTCACAAAAACGGGCTTTCCCACCTCCTGATCGAGGGGGGCAAGTCGATCTTCCAGGGCATTGCCAACACCTACCCCGAAGGGAAGAACGTCTATCCTTCCAAACCCAAGGAGAACCCGGAACCGTTCCTGGTGGAAGAGCTGCGTCCGCCCGACAAACCGGTCACCGTGGAGAAATACATCCAGTACGTGCAGCACTTCGTCCAGCACGAAGGGCTCAACGTGCTCACCGACACCCAGTTCGAGAACATCGAAGAAGGTCGCGACTACCTGAAGGTGCACACCTCCCGCGGCACCTTCCAGGCCAAGAAGGTGCTGCTCGCCTTCGGCAGCTCCATCCCCAAGGAACTCTCCGTGTACGGCGACGCCAAGATGGTCGCCAAGGGTCTTGACGATCCCAAGAAATACATCGGCGTACGCACCCTGGTGATCGGTGGTGGCAATTCCGCCGCCGACGTCATCATTTCCATCCTGAAGGAGAAGAGGAACGCCAACGACAAGGAGCCGGTGTACTGGGCACACGTTGCCGAAACCTTCGACGTTAACAAGGAAACCGCGCAGCGCCTGGGCGAGGAGATCCTTCTGGGGGGTAACATCCGGCTCCTGCCCGGCGCCACCCCGAGGATCGGCGAAGTCGATGACGAAGGTGTGGACCGGTTGGTGATCCGGGTCAGCGAGGACAAGATGGCAGGCGGTATCGAGCGTTACCACGCCATGAGTTTCCCGATGAAGAACGTCATTGCCTGCATTGGCAGCCAGGGTCCCACTTCCATCTACGACAAGATCGGCGTGCAGACCATCGCCTGTGCCGAGGGCGTGTGCCAGGTGGCCAAGGAAGGAGACCGCTTATTGCTGCTCACCGCCGACTTTGAATCCACCAGGAAGGGAGTCTACGTGATCGGCGGCGCCATCTCCCCCTCCTACATGCGTATCAGCAAGGGGGCGATCCACGAGGAGCGTCACCCGAACCTGATCTACACCGCCGTCAACGACGCCCACCACGTCGTCGACGCCATCCTGAAAAAGATAAAGAAGTAA
- a CDS encoding tetratricopeptide repeat protein has translation MATTFEEKLANGIAQMESGEYAQAIEAFKGCIELEPQNAEGYFYLGEAHSESGHVDDAVAALKKGLELAPQDLDGLTALGDVYFESGKHKDALACYRKVTELQPKECDGYVSMGLVYNAMERADDALKAFQKALELDPGNVFALNAMGDLYYGLGDNEKAIAAYHKGIEIDPTDATARFNLGELYYDMDDLEAAERETLEAIRLDPDFTMSYLTLGNICIDQDRTAEAIKHFENYLKREHSPQAREMIAEVKAVIEGLKEEMK, from the coding sequence ATGGCAACAACTTTTGAGGAAAAGCTGGCAAACGGCATAGCGCAGATGGAGTCCGGCGAGTACGCTCAGGCCATCGAGGCTTTCAAGGGTTGCATCGAGCTGGAGCCCCAGAACGCTGAGGGATACTTCTACCTCGGCGAGGCGCACTCCGAGTCGGGGCACGTCGACGATGCCGTCGCCGCCCTCAAGAAGGGGCTGGAGCTGGCCCCGCAGGACCTGGACGGCCTGACCGCCCTGGGCGATGTCTACTTCGAATCGGGCAAGCACAAGGACGCGCTGGCCTGCTACCGCAAGGTGACCGAGCTGCAGCCCAAGGAGTGCGACGGTTACGTCAGCATGGGGCTGGTCTACAACGCCATGGAGCGCGCCGATGACGCGCTGAAGGCTTTCCAGAAGGCGCTGGAGCTCGATCCGGGTAACGTCTTCGCTCTGAACGCCATGGGGGACCTCTACTACGGCCTGGGTGACAACGAGAAGGCGATCGCCGCCTACCACAAGGGCATCGAGATCGATCCCACTGACGCCACCGCCCGCTTCAACCTGGGCGAGCTCTACTACGACATGGACGACCTCGAGGCTGCCGAGCGCGAGACGCTGGAGGCGATCCGGCTTGACCCGGACTTTACCATGAGCTACCTGACCCTGGGCAATATCTGCATCGACCAGGACCGCACCGCTGAGGCCATCAAGCACTTCGAGAACTACCTGAAGCGGGAACACTCGCCGCAGGCAAGGGAGATGATCGCCGAGGTTAAGGCTGTGATCGAGGGGCTTAAGGAAGAGATGAAGTAG
- the gmhB gene encoding D-glycero-beta-D-manno-heptose 1,7-bisphosphate 7-phosphatase, which translates to MEQRRAVFLDRDGTINEEVQYLSRAEQFRLIPGVPYALQRLKDAGFLLVVVTNQSGIGRGLYDEAALEAIHDRMHEELGDFGITIDACYFCPHHPEHGVGDYRVECSCRKPAPGMLQQAARDFDIDLSRSYMIGDKLADVEAGINAGCRALMVRTGYGAADSARLPKGVRAYEDLQAAVEAIIIAEGKGKRRKR; encoded by the coding sequence ATGGAGCAGCGGCGGGCGGTTTTTCTTGACCGGGACGGGACCATCAACGAAGAGGTGCAGTACCTGAGCAGGGCGGAGCAGTTTCGGCTCATCCCCGGGGTCCCCTACGCCCTGCAGCGGCTCAAGGACGCCGGCTTCCTCCTGGTCGTGGTGACCAACCAGTCCGGCATCGGGCGCGGCCTGTACGACGAGGCGGCGCTGGAGGCGATCCACGACCGGATGCACGAGGAACTGGGCGATTTCGGCATCACCATCGACGCCTGCTACTTCTGTCCGCACCACCCCGAGCACGGCGTTGGAGACTACCGGGTGGAGTGTTCCTGCCGCAAGCCCGCACCGGGGATGCTGCAGCAGGCGGCACGCGATTTCGATATCGACCTCTCCCGCTCCTACATGATCGGCGACAAGCTGGCCGACGTGGAGGCGGGCATCAATGCCGGCTGCCGCGCGCTCATGGTGCGTACCGGCTACGGCGCGGCGGATTCGGCCCGGCTTCCCAAAGGGGTGCGGGCCTACGAGGACCTGCAGGCGGCGGTGGAGGCCATCATCATCGCCGAGGGAAAGGGGAAGCGCAGAAAACGCTGA
- a CDS encoding peptidylprolyl isomerase, with translation MLGVMRKYKQSIVIKVVFIVIVLSFIGTIFLVWGKGGSDGRGGKSYAATVNGTKISLEEFQKSYYRTRGLYEQIYGRSLTPEIEKQMGIKKLTIDTLIDNVLILDESKKMGIKVKKDDVAAEIAKIPAFQRNGAFDFGIYQQTLKANRITPKDFEESQEQEMLLQKTRNKIKESATVTDAEVKDAYKKQNDKVNLAYVSFSPADVKGSIKLTDQELTSYLQDHQNEFKTPEQISVAYTLVSPAQAAGNVSVSPEEVQTYYQKNIDRYQGKGGILPFAEVKDKATADAQKQKAAKEAYEKAATAVNKFKANGDLDGAAASLGSKVEKTQLFTAKAPAAALAGESEVIARAFALKQGELGGPVETAKGIYLVKVLDKKPSAVPPLAQIKGAVEAKAIAIKAADLAKKKAEEALAQFAKGGVAAKETGSFGYAPTGQVPTIGASPEIMEAAFTLNAPNQAAKQPFKVGDRWYAVALKSRTEAPLTGLAKDSGSIKAALLPKKQQEALDKWVKDLRSKAKIDVNPLVLQD, from the coding sequence ATGCTAGGCGTAATGAGGAAGTACAAGCAATCCATTGTCATCAAAGTTGTATTCATTGTCATCGTTCTTTCTTTCATCGGGACCATCTTCCTGGTCTGGGGCAAGGGCGGCAGTGATGGACGCGGTGGCAAGAGCTATGCGGCAACGGTAAACGGCACCAAGATATCCCTCGAAGAATTCCAAAAGAGCTACTACCGCACCCGCGGCCTTTACGAGCAGATCTACGGCCGCTCCCTCACCCCGGAAATCGAGAAGCAGATGGGGATCAAGAAACTCACCATCGACACCCTGATCGACAACGTCCTCATCCTGGACGAGTCCAAGAAGATGGGCATCAAGGTCAAGAAGGACGACGTGGCCGCCGAGATCGCCAAAATACCGGCCTTCCAGAGAAACGGCGCCTTCGACTTCGGCATCTACCAGCAGACCCTGAAGGCCAACCGCATCACCCCCAAGGACTTCGAGGAGTCCCAGGAGCAGGAGATGCTGCTGCAGAAGACCCGCAACAAGATCAAGGAATCCGCCACGGTGACCGACGCCGAGGTTAAGGACGCCTACAAGAAGCAAAACGACAAGGTGAACCTCGCCTATGTCTCCTTCTCCCCCGCCGACGTCAAGGGAAGCATCAAGCTGACCGACCAGGAGCTCACCAGCTACCTGCAGGACCACCAGAACGAGTTCAAGACCCCGGAACAGATCTCGGTGGCCTACACCCTGGTCAGCCCGGCTCAGGCCGCCGGCAACGTCAGCGTGTCCCCGGAAGAGGTGCAGACCTATTACCAGAAGAACATTGACCGCTACCAGGGCAAAGGGGGCATCCTGCCGTTCGCCGAGGTGAAGGACAAGGCCACCGCCGACGCCCAGAAGCAGAAGGCAGCCAAGGAAGCTTACGAGAAGGCCGCCACCGCGGTCAACAAGTTCAAGGCCAACGGCGACCTGGACGGGGCCGCGGCCTCCCTGGGCAGCAAAGTGGAAAAAACCCAGCTGTTCACCGCCAAGGCACCGGCGGCAGCGCTGGCCGGCGAGAGCGAGGTAATCGCCCGCGCCTTTGCCCTGAAGCAAGGTGAGCTTGGTGGCCCGGTTGAGACCGCCAAGGGGATCTACCTGGTCAAGGTGCTGGACAAGAAGCCGTCCGCCGTTCCGCCGCTGGCCCAGATCAAGGGCGCCGTCGAAGCCAAGGCCATCGCGATCAAGGCCGCCGACCTCGCCAAGAAGAAGGCAGAGGAAGCGCTGGCACAGTTCGCCAAGGGCGGCGTAGCCGCCAAGGAGACCGGCAGCTTCGGCTACGCTCCGACCGGCCAGGTGCCCACCATCGGCGCATCCCCCGAGATAATGGAAGCTGCCTTCACCCTCAACGCTCCCAACCAGGCCGCCAAGCAGCCCTTCAAGGTGGGCGACCGCTGGTACGCCGTGGCGCTCAAGTCCCGCACCGAGGCGCCGCTTACCGGCCTCGCCAAGGATTCCGGCTCCATCAAGGCGGCGCTGCTGCCCAAGAAACAGCAGGAGGCCCTGGACAAGTGGGTCAAGGACCTGCGCAGCAAGGCCAAGATCGACGTCAATCCGCTGGTGCTCCAGGACTAG